Proteins from a single region of Pseudopedobacter saltans DSM 12145:
- a CDS encoding DUF3820 family protein, whose amino-acid sequence MDSKILLELVKVKMPFGKYKDYLLCNLPVSYLEWMQSKGWPSGRLGQQLATIYEIKINGLDYILQPLKDGKF is encoded by the coding sequence ATGGATTCTAAAATACTGCTGGAGCTTGTAAAAGTGAAAATGCCCTTTGGTAAATATAAAGACTACCTGCTATGTAATTTGCCAGTTAGTTACCTGGAATGGATGCAGAGTAAAGGTTGGCCCTCAGGCAGATTAGGACAACAACTGGCTACAATTTATGAAATTAAAATAAATGGATTAGATTATATTTTGCAGCCTTTGAAAGATGGCAAGTTTTAA
- a CDS encoding class I SAM-dependent methyltransferase, producing the protein MEKDIYGDFLKDYQFKGNKIDTVWLHNNYAEAEEMPVDVFFRKEFELSDLELLAIRLSKGKVLDIGAGAGAISLVLQRRGLDVTALELSAGACEVMKTRGVKKIINTNIFTFEEEKFDTLLLMMNGIGFCEYLDQVEVFLEHAKKLLNPNGQILFDSSDVSYLYETKPYDDSGYFGEIDYQYEYKGKKGEWFTWVYIEHDLMKEMAERLGYKMEILFDDGNDQYLARLTLK; encoded by the coding sequence ATGGAAAAAGATATTTACGGAGATTTTTTAAAGGATTATCAATTTAAAGGAAATAAAATAGATACTGTGTGGCTACATAATAACTACGCAGAAGCCGAGGAAATGCCTGTGGATGTTTTTTTCAGAAAAGAATTTGAATTATCTGATTTAGAACTTCTTGCTATTCGATTGAGTAAAGGAAAGGTACTGGATATTGGTGCAGGTGCAGGTGCTATTAGCTTAGTCTTACAACGACGAGGTTTAGATGTTACCGCTCTTGAGCTATCCGCTGGGGCATGTGAAGTAATGAAAACTCGCGGAGTAAAAAAGATTATAAATACGAATATATTCACTTTCGAAGAAGAAAAGTTCGACACGCTTTTGCTTATGATGAACGGCATTGGATTTTGTGAATATCTTGATCAGGTGGAAGTATTTCTTGAACATGCAAAAAAATTGTTAAATCCGAATGGCCAAATCCTGTTTGATTCTTCGGACGTTTCTTACTTGTATGAAACTAAACCATACGACGACTCAGGCTATTTTGGAGAAATAGATTATCAATACGAGTATAAAGGAAAAAAGGGTGAATGGTTTACCTGGGTTTATATCGAACACGATCTCATGAAGGAGATGGCCGAAAGATTAGGCTACAAAATGGAAATTTTATTTGACGACGGGAATGACCAGTATCTTGCCCGGCTTACTTTGAAATGA
- a CDS encoding META domain-containing protein, producing the protein MRKIIALGSICLTMFFASCSNLKELSNGSKVNPKLAGEWELFYITGPRITFDGLYPHRKPILSFDLDKARVSGNTGCNSLNGELKAEPENKISFKKGLALTKMFCEGIGEHTFLKTLDQVETYTIKDSTLSLSSNLGVLMKFKKKK; encoded by the coding sequence ATGAGGAAAATTATAGCATTGGGCAGTATCTGCCTTACTATGTTTTTTGCTTCCTGTTCCAATCTGAAGGAATTAAGCAACGGGAGTAAAGTAAATCCGAAACTGGCAGGCGAATGGGAGTTGTTTTATATAACAGGACCAAGAATTACTTTTGATGGACTTTATCCACACCGTAAACCAATTTTATCTTTTGATTTGGATAAGGCCAGAGTTAGCGGAAATACCGGATGCAACTCATTAAATGGCGAATTGAAAGCTGAACCGGAAAACAAAATTTCTTTTAAGAAAGGCCTCGCATTAACTAAAATGTTTTGTGAAGGCATAGGCGAACATACCTTCTTGAAAACTCTGGACCAGGTCGAAACTTACACTATAAAGGATAGTACTTTAAGTTTATCTTCGAATCTGGGAGTGTTAATGAAATTCAAAAAGAAAAAATAA
- a CDS encoding MaoC family dehydratase gives MLTINNYEEFAQHLGQELGCSDYHKITQEQINLFADATLDHQWIHTDEEKVKTESPFKATIAHGYLTLSLIPYLWKQIVEVRNLKMEINYGIESLRFAQAVTVNSEVRLKTKLVGIANLRGVTKANIGIELEIKDQKKPAFTGEVVFLYHFES, from the coding sequence ATGTTAACAATTAACAATTACGAAGAATTTGCACAACATCTAGGACAGGAGCTTGGATGTTCTGATTATCATAAAATTACACAAGAGCAAATAAACCTGTTTGCAGATGCTACATTGGATCACCAATGGATTCATACAGATGAAGAAAAGGTGAAAACAGAGAGTCCGTTCAAAGCAACTATTGCTCATGGCTACCTTACACTTTCTTTAATTCCTTATTTGTGGAAACAAATTGTAGAGGTTAGAAACCTTAAGATGGAAATAAATTACGGTATCGAAAGTCTAAGGTTTGCGCAGGCTGTGACAGTAAACAGCGAAGTGAGATTAAAGACTAAATTAGTTGGAATTGCGAATCTAAGAGGAGTAACTAAAGCGAATATTGGAATCGAACTGGAGATAAAAGATCAGAAAAAGCCGGCTTTCACTGGAGAAGTAGTCTTTTTATATCATTTTGAATCTTAA
- a CDS encoding RrF2 family transcriptional regulator, with amino-acid sequence MLTKKTKYAVKALMALARNGENKPMLIAEIAKQEGLPKRFLEAILLDLKRGQILGSRMGAGGGYFLVKPASEIMVVNVIRILDGPIALLPCVSLNFYQRCEECVDEVTCSIREMMGRVRDASIEIMGHTSIADLVAKEKELGGNLSEG; translated from the coding sequence TTGTTAACGAAAAAGACTAAATATGCCGTAAAGGCTTTAATGGCCTTAGCGCGTAATGGGGAAAACAAACCAATGTTAATTGCTGAAATAGCTAAACAGGAAGGTTTACCTAAGCGTTTTCTGGAAGCAATTTTATTGGACCTTAAGCGGGGCCAGATACTGGGTAGCCGTATGGGGGCCGGAGGTGGTTACTTTTTAGTGAAGCCTGCTTCCGAGATTATGGTGGTAAACGTCATCCGTATTTTGGACGGACCAATTGCACTATTGCCATGCGTTAGCTTAAATTTTTACCAGAGATGTGAAGAATGTGTGGACGAGGTAACCTGTAGCATCAGGGAAATGATGGGGCGTGTAAGGGATGCAAGCATAGAAATTATGGGACATACTAGTATTGCAGACCTGGTTGCAAAGGAAAAAGAATTAGGAGGCAATCTATCCGAGGGATAA
- a CDS encoding response regulator transcription factor, translating to MKILIIEDDPTLSKNICDALSENDIHTETVYDGILAEKMLRKNQYDCIILDVNLPGKTGLDLCKDFRQYNKYTPIIMLTAFGELDDKVAGFNAGADDYLTKPFYMRELSLRVNSLLKRSTTLGTNIEQDTIKIGDLIIDTKIKKVNRQGKDIILTPREFQILLKLVSCRGELVSKNDLIKEIWGNSVDVNTNTIEVFINFLRKKIDKPFGQESIKTKVGYGYYFE from the coding sequence ATGAAAATATTGATTATTGAGGACGATCCGACATTAAGTAAAAACATATGTGATGCCCTCTCTGAAAATGATATTCATACAGAAACGGTTTACGATGGAATTCTCGCAGAGAAAATGCTCCGTAAAAATCAATACGATTGTATTATTCTGGATGTAAACCTTCCGGGAAAAACAGGCTTAGATCTTTGCAAAGATTTCAGGCAATACAATAAATACACTCCTATTATCATGTTGACTGCCTTTGGCGAACTGGATGATAAAGTGGCGGGTTTTAATGCGGGGGCAGATGACTACTTGACTAAACCTTTTTATATGAGAGAACTTAGTTTGAGAGTTAACTCGCTTTTGAAACGCAGTACCACACTAGGAACAAATATCGAACAGGATACCATTAAGATTGGCGATCTCATCATTGATACCAAGATAAAAAAAGTAAACAGACAGGGAAAAGATATTATCCTCACTCCACGGGAATTTCAGATACTTTTGAAATTGGTTAGTTGTCGAGGAGAACTTGTTTCTAAAAATGATCTAATAAAAGAAATCTGGGGTAACTCTGTAGATGTGAATACCAATACTATCGAGGTTTTCATCAATTTCCTAAGAAAAAAAATAGACAAACCTTTTGGACAGGAATCTATAAAAACCAAGGTTGGATATGGGTACTATTTTGAATAA
- a CDS encoding HAMP domain-containing sensor histidine kinase: MSIRKKILIYFSAVTVMLVAIALMVIYILFSEYREEDFQQRQKEKIHLTLKFLAEIKRADKDIVEYLDRNSINEMLDEKLLIFDNSKSLIYTSVDNTKIPYSRDLLNKLSESQPWIETKDGLYDVVSIYLRKNDLAYYGISKAYDVYGYTKLNFLKSVLIATFFLVSFIVILVSFYLSKKITKPVKSITDKIKNFDFDQEFQPLVFHEAENEMSILANQFNLLVKRLKEAFSFQKNAINHISHELKTPISILVSNFDRIEREQDPILKQELIVGQKESTKNLSEIINLLLEISKTEANRTLNLSEFRIDELIFDVLDEIELIHPEFKLHVEYAELDNEENLMIKANYNLMRLVFINLFQNAVYYSPDKKAQLKITPKDGKVIISLENMGETIEKGEQPFLFQHFFRGKNSSGKSGFGLGLVFIHKILTLHHGTIQYQSTRQNRNKFIIVLPLS; encoded by the coding sequence ATGAGCATCCGTAAAAAAATACTTATCTATTTTTCAGCTGTTACAGTTATGTTGGTAGCCATTGCTCTTATGGTTATTTACATTTTGTTTTCTGAATACCGGGAAGAAGATTTTCAGCAGAGACAGAAAGAAAAAATACATCTTACCTTAAAATTCCTTGCGGAAATCAAAAGGGCAGATAAGGATATCGTTGAATATCTGGATCGAAACTCGATCAATGAAATGCTGGATGAAAAATTGCTTATTTTTGATAACAGCAAATCGCTTATTTATACCAGTGTCGACAATACAAAAATACCTTATAGTCGGGATCTACTAAATAAATTATCTGAAAGCCAGCCGTGGATTGAAACAAAAGACGGACTATACGACGTAGTTAGTATCTATCTTAGAAAAAATGACCTCGCCTATTACGGAATAAGTAAGGCCTATGACGTTTATGGTTATACGAAGCTTAACTTTTTAAAGAGTGTGCTTATAGCAACGTTCTTTCTAGTTTCTTTTATCGTTATTTTAGTTTCATTTTATCTGTCAAAAAAAATCACCAAACCGGTAAAGAGCATCACTGATAAAATAAAAAACTTCGATTTCGATCAGGAATTTCAACCATTGGTTTTCCACGAGGCCGAAAATGAGATGAGTATTCTGGCAAATCAGTTTAATTTGCTGGTGAAGCGGCTCAAAGAAGCTTTCTCTTTTCAAAAAAATGCCATTAACCACATATCTCACGAACTAAAAACTCCGATATCTATTCTTGTTTCTAATTTCGATCGGATAGAAAGAGAACAAGACCCTATTTTAAAACAGGAACTAATTGTAGGTCAAAAGGAAAGCACTAAAAACCTAAGTGAGATTATTAATCTGCTATTGGAAATATCAAAGACCGAGGCTAATCGGACACTTAATTTAAGCGAATTCAGAATCGATGAATTGATTTTTGATGTTCTGGACGAGATAGAATTGATACATCCGGAATTTAAATTACACGTAGAATATGCCGAGCTTGATAATGAAGAAAACCTGATGATTAAGGCTAACTATAATTTAATGCGTTTGGTTTTTATTAATCTGTTCCAAAATGCTGTATACTATAGTCCTGATAAAAAAGCACAGCTCAAAATTACACCTAAAGACGGGAAAGTAATCATAAGTCTCGAAAATATGGGTGAAACTATCGAAAAAGGCGAGCAACCTTTTTTATTTCAGCACTTTTTCAGAGGAAAAAACAGTTCTGGAAAAAGTGGCTTTGGCTTAGGTCTGGTATTTATCCATAAAATTCTAACGCTTCATCACGGAACAATACAATACCAGAGCACAAGACAAAACAGAAACAAATTCATTATTGTCCTTCCTTTAAGCTAA
- a CDS encoding TolC family protein — MYYKTKAVITFLLTSIVISSFAADPVKINIRQADSIFLEKNYLLLASTMNIEAQKALILQAKLYPNPTFSLGFVAYDPENKKALHIGSSGQKTAEIEQLLLLGGKRKAEIEMAKTNASIAEIEFQKLVRELRFKLYSNLFNVGQQKKLLAIYDAQLNLLDELLESNTIQVRKGNLPAKDLVRLKGAYLKLNNSKAELFKDYLNAQGELQTILHLQDEIIFDFSDADFGKYIKSIGLPALTEEMNRNQPELLLLEKDKVLAQQYLTYQRKLAIPDLSISANYDQQGSVFKNEIGTGISLSLPFWNRNQGNIKAGTFKLKESEYQFKALESELHNKLRNSYTFYRQTVSEYQKAKKLYDNDFEETLKGMNDNFKKRNVSIIEFLDFFEAYNDALTELARIKTQLVDSAQELNLLTGKDIY; from the coding sequence ATGTACTACAAAACAAAAGCGGTTATAACTTTTTTATTAACCTCAATCGTTATAAGTAGTTTTGCTGCAGATCCGGTTAAGATTAATATCAGACAGGCCGATAGTATTTTTCTGGAAAAAAATTATTTATTACTGGCATCTACAATGAATATCGAGGCTCAAAAGGCCTTAATTCTGCAAGCCAAACTTTACCCAAACCCAACATTTTCACTTGGTTTCGTTGCTTATGACCCAGAAAATAAGAAGGCTCTTCACATAGGGTCTTCCGGACAAAAAACAGCTGAAATTGAACAGCTTCTGCTATTGGGTGGCAAACGAAAGGCTGAAATTGAGATGGCTAAAACCAACGCCAGTATTGCAGAAATTGAATTTCAGAAACTGGTGAGGGAATTAAGGTTTAAGCTTTATTCCAACTTATTTAACGTTGGCCAGCAAAAAAAACTACTTGCGATTTATGATGCCCAGCTTAATCTATTGGATGAGCTATTGGAATCCAATACCATTCAGGTTAGAAAAGGGAATTTACCTGCAAAAGACCTGGTAAGGTTAAAAGGTGCATATCTTAAACTGAACAATAGTAAAGCTGAACTTTTCAAAGATTATCTGAACGCACAAGGTGAATTACAAACTATTCTTCATCTACAGGATGAAATTATTTTTGACTTTTCTGATGCAGATTTTGGCAAGTATATCAAATCGATTGGTTTACCCGCTTTGACCGAGGAAATGAACAGAAACCAACCCGAACTACTTTTATTGGAAAAGGACAAAGTTCTAGCCCAACAATACCTGACCTACCAAAGAAAATTGGCTATTCCAGACCTTAGTATTTCCGCAAATTATGATCAGCAAGGCTCGGTTTTTAAAAATGAGATTGGAACCGGGATTTCCTTGAGTCTGCCTTTTTGGAACAGAAACCAGGGAAATATAAAAGCAGGAACATTTAAATTAAAAGAAAGCGAATATCAGTTTAAAGCTTTAGAAAGTGAACTGCATAACAAGCTTCGGAATTCTTATACTTTTTACCGACAGACAGTATCAGAATATCAGAAAGCTAAAAAACTTTACGATAACGATTTTGAAGAAACACTTAAAGGAATGAACGATAATTTCAAAAAGAGAAATGTTTCGATCATTGAATTTCTGGATTTTTTCGAAGCCTACAACGATGCACTAACAGAGCTGGCAAGAATTAAGACACAGCTTGTAGACAGCGCTCAGGAACTTAATTTATTAACCGGAAAAGACATTTATTAA
- a CDS encoding efflux RND transporter periplasmic adaptor subunit — protein MNIKNYIQASILLIALASCNSKPVEEVNNAFSLSDEMAAQLEFKEAKLENVKNEIRLFGKIDADNNRIAEVNSIVSGVVKSINVGLGDYVKQGQVLAVIQSSEVASFQKEKLDAVNDVAIAEKNLQVAQDLFEGKLNSEKDLILAKNELAKAKTELARINDIHSIYRLKDGSTYNILAPFNGFIINKDITINDQIKSDRSEPLFFIADIKEIWAIANVNESDIAKIKTNYDVTINTLAFPDHPYEGKIEKIYSVIDPETKSMKIRVRIPNFDFRLKPQMNCTVNVRYDEGNKMVAVPAEAVIFDKNRYWTMVFKDKYHIETREVEVYKSLNDISYLSSGVKEGEKVISKGGLMIYNTLND, from the coding sequence ATGAATATCAAAAACTATATCCAGGCATCAATTTTACTGATTGCACTCGCCTCCTGCAATTCCAAACCTGTTGAAGAGGTTAATAACGCCTTTTCTTTAAGCGACGAAATGGCTGCTCAGCTTGAATTTAAAGAAGCCAAATTAGAAAATGTCAAAAACGAAATCAGACTTTTTGGTAAAATAGACGCCGACAATAACAGGATAGCAGAAGTTAACTCTATTGTTAGCGGAGTTGTTAAAAGTATTAACGTAGGTTTAGGCGATTATGTTAAGCAAGGCCAGGTACTTGCTGTTATACAAAGTAGTGAAGTTGCTTCTTTTCAGAAAGAAAAATTAGATGCGGTAAACGATGTTGCTATTGCTGAAAAAAACCTGCAGGTAGCACAGGATCTTTTTGAAGGTAAACTGAACTCGGAAAAAGATCTGATTTTAGCTAAGAATGAACTTGCCAAAGCTAAAACAGAATTAGCCAGAATAAACGATATCCACAGTATTTACAGACTAAAGGACGGTTCAACTTACAATATTTTAGCGCCATTCAACGGCTTTATCATCAATAAAGACATTACCATTAACGATCAAATTAAATCTGATCGCTCTGAACCCTTATTCTTTATAGCAGATATTAAAGAGATCTGGGCGATAGCGAACGTAAATGAATCTGATATCGCAAAAATAAAAACCAATTATGATGTTACTATAAATACGCTGGCTTTTCCGGATCATCCTTATGAAGGAAAGATTGAAAAAATATATAGTGTGATAGATCCTGAAACGAAATCTATGAAAATCAGGGTGCGCATCCCCAACTTCGATTTTAGACTAAAACCTCAGATGAACTGTACGGTAAACGTTCGTTACGACGAAGGCAATAAAATGGTTGCCGTACCTGCAGAAGCTGTAATTTTTGATAAAAACAGATACTGGACCATGGTATTTAAAGACAAATACCATATCGAAACAAGAGAAGTAGAAGTCTATAAAAGTCTTAATGACATATCGTATTTAAGTAGCGGTGTTAAAGAAGGAGAAAAGGTTATCTCTAAAGGTGGTCTGATGATTTATAACACATTAAACGATTAA
- a CDS encoding efflux RND transporter permease subunit: protein MNSFIKKIIGFSLKNKFFTFFAVTILTLLGIASYIKIPIEAFPDVTNTQITIVTEWNGRSAEEVERFVTTPIEIAMNSVQRKTNVRSITMFGLSVINIIFEDDVEDFFARQQVNNLLVNVQLPEGVDPDVQPPYGPTGEIFRYTLKSDKRDTRDLLTIQNWVIDRELRRVPGVADIVAFGGQEKIYEISVNPLKLQQYNLTPLELYEAVSKSNLNVGGDVIEKNGQSYVVRGIGLIDNIKDIENTIVDIYKGNPLLVKDVAEIKIGSAPRVGQVGVNDNNDAVEGIVVMRKNENPTEVLKSVKAKIAELNDNILPSDVKMVTFYDRDNLMAYCTHTVLSNLLEGIILVTAIVFLFMADWRTTLVVAIVIPLSLLFAFMMLKLKGLSANLISLGAVDFGIIIDGAVVMVEGIFVALDHKAHKIGMPKFNKLSKLGLIKNTGGQMGKAIFFSKLIIISALLPIFSFEKVEGKMFSPLAWTLGFALLGALIFTLTLVPLLCSILLKKNVKEKETFFTRSINNMIARAFNWTFARKKLTLALAVISFVLSVLSTKWLGTEFLPQLNEGALWVTAEMPMSISLTESVEMTSKLRKKLKVFPEVRDVLSQTGRSNDGTDPNGFYFVQFQVDLVPKKEWRKGFGLEEIIAEMDAELSKFQGITYNYSQPIIDNVAEAAAGVKASNAIKIYGEDLNKLDEYASKVLEVIKDIDGIKDVGILKNLGQPEMSVHLDEEKMAINGITKADAQAVIEMAIGGKTATQKYEGDRKFDIRIRYDKEFRKNEDDILMLMIPTITGNTIPLKEVAKIEHVTGPAFIYRDDTKRFIGVKFSVRGRDLGSTIAEAQKQVKEKIKLPDGYKIDWKGEFENQVRASNRLAQVAPFSIALIFILLFVMFGNAKDAGYVLINVPFALVGGILALHLTGINFGISAGVGFIALSGICIQNGVILIAEIQRQITKAEDTLIGVIKKAVHIRTRPVIMTALMAAIGLVPAAISTGIGSESQKPLAVVIIGGSITATIFTLLVFPIIYYMAIKKRQKSK from the coding sequence ATGAATAGTTTCATAAAAAAAATAATAGGCTTTTCTCTAAAAAATAAGTTTTTTACATTCTTCGCCGTAACTATACTTACCTTATTGGGAATTGCCAGCTATATAAAGATACCTATAGAAGCTTTTCCTGACGTTACAAACACACAAATAACCATTGTTACTGAATGGAATGGGAGAAGTGCCGAAGAGGTAGAAAGGTTTGTTACCACTCCTATAGAAATTGCCATGAACAGCGTACAGCGAAAAACCAATGTACGTAGCATAACAATGTTCGGTCTATCTGTAATCAATATTATTTTTGAAGACGATGTTGAAGACTTTTTTGCCAGACAGCAGGTAAATAATCTTCTGGTAAATGTACAATTGCCGGAAGGTGTAGATCCTGATGTACAGCCTCCATACGGACCTACCGGTGAAATTTTCAGATATACATTAAAAAGTGATAAAAGAGATACCCGGGATTTATTAACTATCCAGAACTGGGTTATCGACAGAGAGTTGAGAAGAGTTCCTGGAGTTGCGGATATCGTAGCCTTTGGCGGACAGGAAAAAATATATGAAATTTCTGTTAATCCCTTAAAACTCCAGCAATACAACTTAACCCCTCTTGAACTTTACGAGGCTGTAAGTAAATCTAATCTGAATGTAGGTGGTGATGTAATTGAAAAAAACGGACAGTCTTATGTTGTTAGAGGTATTGGACTTATCGATAATATCAAAGATATCGAAAACACCATAGTTGATATTTACAAAGGGAATCCATTATTGGTAAAGGATGTTGCCGAGATAAAAATAGGCAGCGCTCCGCGTGTAGGACAAGTTGGTGTTAATGACAATAACGATGCTGTTGAAGGGATTGTTGTTATGAGAAAAAACGAGAATCCTACAGAAGTCTTAAAATCCGTTAAAGCGAAAATAGCAGAACTAAACGACAACATTCTCCCATCAGATGTAAAGATGGTCACATTTTATGATCGGGATAATCTGATGGCTTATTGTACGCATACCGTACTTTCCAACTTGTTAGAAGGTATTATACTTGTAACTGCCATTGTATTTTTATTTATGGCCGATTGGCGAACCACTTTGGTTGTTGCCATTGTAATTCCCCTGTCCCTACTCTTTGCCTTTATGATGCTTAAACTAAAAGGATTGAGTGCCAACCTGATTTCCCTTGGTGCAGTAGATTTTGGGATTATTATAGATGGTGCCGTCGTAATGGTTGAAGGTATTTTTGTCGCTTTAGACCATAAGGCGCATAAAATTGGAATGCCTAAGTTTAACAAACTTTCAAAATTAGGACTGATCAAAAATACGGGTGGACAAATGGGGAAAGCTATATTTTTCTCCAAACTGATTATCATATCTGCGCTTCTTCCTATCTTCTCTTTTGAAAAGGTGGAAGGCAAAATGTTTTCACCACTGGCCTGGACTCTAGGTTTTGCATTGTTAGGTGCGCTAATCTTCACTTTAACTCTGGTTCCTTTACTTTGTTCTATCCTTCTTAAAAAGAATGTGAAAGAAAAAGAGACCTTTTTTACACGCTCTATCAATAACATGATTGCCAGAGCTTTCAATTGGACATTCGCAAGAAAAAAGCTCACTTTAGCTCTAGCAGTCATAAGCTTTGTATTATCTGTTCTTTCAACAAAATGGTTAGGAACAGAGTTTCTTCCGCAATTAAATGAGGGAGCTCTTTGGGTAACTGCAGAAATGCCAATGAGTATTTCGCTTACCGAAAGCGTAGAGATGACAAGTAAACTGAGAAAAAAATTGAAGGTTTTTCCAGAAGTGCGGGATGTTTTATCCCAAACCGGTAGAAGTAACGACGGAACAGATCCTAACGGTTTCTATTTTGTACAATTTCAGGTAGATCTGGTTCCTAAAAAAGAATGGCGTAAAGGTTTTGGTCTGGAAGAAATTATTGCAGAAATGGATGCTGAGCTTTCCAAATTTCAGGGGATAACTTATAATTACTCTCAACCAATAATTGATAATGTTGCCGAGGCTGCAGCTGGTGTAAAGGCTTCCAATGCTATTAAAATTTATGGCGAGGATTTAAACAAACTGGATGAATATGCCTCGAAGGTACTGGAAGTTATCAAAGACATAGACGGAATTAAAGATGTCGGCATACTGAAAAATTTGGGACAACCCGAAATGAGCGTACATCTTGACGAAGAAAAAATGGCAATAAATGGTATAACCAAGGCCGATGCTCAGGCGGTTATAGAAATGGCTATTGGCGGTAAAACGGCTACTCAAAAATACGAAGGAGACAGAAAGTTTGATATCAGAATCAGGTATGATAAAGAATTCCGTAAAAATGAGGATGACATTTTAATGCTGATGATTCCAACGATAACCGGGAATACCATTCCTTTAAAAGAAGTTGCCAAGATAGAGCATGTTACCGGGCCAGCATTTATTTATAGGGATGATACCAAACGTTTTATTGGAGTTAAGTTTTCTGTCAGAGGAAGAGATTTAGGTAGCACCATAGCTGAAGCCCAAAAACAGGTAAAAGAAAAAATAAAACTTCCTGACGGCTATAAGATTGACTGGAAAGGAGAATTTGAAAATCAGGTTAGAGCGAGCAATCGTTTGGCACAGGTAGCTCCTTTTAGTATAGCACTGATTTTCATTCTGCTGTTTGTCATGTTTGGAAATGCAAAAGATGCAGGATATGTACTCATCAACGTTCCTTTCGCATTAGTGGGCGGGATACTGGCATTGCATTTAACCGGAATAAATTTCGGTATATCCGCAGGTGTTGGTTTCATTGCGCTTTCGGGAATTTGTATCCAAAACGGTGTGATACTTATTGCAGAAATACAGCGGCAAATTACCAAAGCGGAAGACACACTGATAGGCGTTATAAAGAAAGCCGTACATATTAGAACCAGGCCGGTTATCATGACCGCTCTGATGGCTGCAATCGGGTTGGTTCCAGCAGCAATTAGTACGGGTATTGGTTCTGAAAGTCAAAAACCACTTGCTGTAGTAATTATAGGAGGTTCTATTACCGCTACTATTTTTACTTTACTGGTTTTTCCAATTATCTATTATATGGCTATTAAGAAAAGACAAAAAAGCAAATAA
- a CDS encoding ferritin → MQTNRLSQEMSIALNSQVTLEAFAAQVYLMLSSWADDAGLDGISAFLLKHSQEERVHMAKIMEYIQERGGKVTIEAIPKPEPEPKNAQECFETVLKQEIENSEAIYKLVDLSMAEKDWATFNFLQWLVAEQREEEKLALTLLDKVNLAGGKEASYASIYELNKDIGGTGQEFPTADEENPLE, encoded by the coding sequence ATGCAAACCAATAGACTATCTCAGGAAATGAGCATAGCGCTCAATTCACAAGTCACATTAGAAGCATTTGCTGCCCAGGTGTATTTAATGCTATCCAGTTGGGCAGATGATGCCGGATTAGATGGCATTTCTGCCTTTTTGTTAAAACACAGTCAGGAAGAGCGTGTTCATATGGCGAAGATTATGGAATATATCCAGGAAAGAGGTGGAAAAGTAACCATTGAAGCTATACCAAAACCTGAACCCGAACCAAAAAATGCACAAGAGTGTTTCGAAACGGTTTTAAAACAGGAAATAGAAAATAGCGAAGCTATCTACAAACTGGTAGATCTTAGTATGGCAGAAAAAGATTGGGCAACTTTTAACTTTTTACAATGGCTTGTAGCCGAACAAAGAGAGGAAGAAAAACTTGCATTAACCTTATTGGATAAAGTTAATCTTGCTGGCGGAAAAGAAGCTTCTTATGCTTCTATTTATGAATTAAATAAAGATATTGGAGGTACAGGGCAAGAGTTTCCAACGGCAGATGAAGAAAATCCATTGGAATAA